Genomic segment of Pagrus major chromosome 19, Pma_NU_1.0:
AAAGAATACAGTTAGATTATAAAAGGATTACACttaattttaaaacacagctaTTAGCCATCAGCAGTTTTTTTCATACCCCATTGATTTGGCCAATTCTAAATGATGATTATGTTCTAATGAATATCAAAGTAAATTACTACTCACTTTTCACTGATGGTGACTTAACCAATGTCTAAACTTACTGTCAGGCATAAATCCGGACTGGCCTCTATCAGTTCAGAAAAGATGTCTTCCTCAACTACTTTGTTGGTTTCATCAAAAGCATCAGGTTCAGTAGCATCAGGAAGCCCAAACTTGTATTTGACTGTAGGAAGATAATcatgaaaacagattaaaaaatacatgatgCTGATCTTAAGGTGCAGTAAGTGATTTGCATTTGTGAATATAAGTGTTGAATAGCTCTACTTTCCGACAGCCGTCAGTGCTTTAGGGTGTTTGTCAGTAACATGGATCTCCCAGTATCTCTGCTCTgcagtaaacagaaaataagttcCTACTAGTTCTCTCCGGATTGGCTGGAAAGAGGGTGtaggataccagaaaatgtcttttctgtttACTGCAGAGTGGAGGACCCATGTTTCTGACAAAACACTCTGAGCTAGTGATGGCTGTCACAATGTAGACGACAATACTAACACTTTTTGGGGGGATAGATGCAATTACTTACACCACCTTTAAACTGCACTTTAAGGATGACTGAtcaaacttttctctttaaacatctCTGAAACTACATAATGGTTTCACTTGTGCAGTAATCGCAGCGTCAGAATGTTGCATTTTGGTCATTACCAACACCAGTGTGTACAatacaaaaagctttttttttttgcaaattgatACCCAAATTGAAAACCAAAAGTGCCATCCTAAATACATAAAtccttgtctttatttgttgtgaGGGCAACCATGAGATGGCTACTCACCTTGAGCGATGAAATCCAAAAAGGTGAACCCTGACAGTAATCGGATGTACTTCTTGGTATTCTGGTACTTCACCTTGAGCGACATTGCCCCATCTTTAGACTGCACCTTGTAGAATAAGTGGAGAAATGTGGCTGTTAAACTTCATCAGGTGCAAGGAATTAATTTTTAAGACTAAGATGGAACCAATGTGGTCCCTGTAGGAAAGTGATGAAACGGACAGCACTCAAGCAGAAAAAACTGAGTCTCTTCTATGAATTGTAACGTTTTTTAACGTCCAGAAGGGAGCAGGCGGCGAGATGTCCGCTGCATAATTTCTGCATCCTGCTAATGATGTTACGTTCACGAACAATCCGATTCTTTTGAACAGCTCTTTGGTATGAACAAGGGGAACCGATTTATTTGAGAGCCAATTATTTAACCTCTTATCTTGAATAGCCACTTGAATAGCCATTCGTGGCTATTCATCATCTTTGCATTGactatgtaaaaaataaataaattaaaagggCTCTTGGAAAGGAACGGAGCCATGAGATCTCCCTTCAAAGAGCCGTAAATCTCATCACTTCTGCCTGTTGCATGCGCCTTGCCTTGCCTGGTTCAAACGGCATATTTTCAGTGAGTGTGAACACGTATATCACGGACAATGTGTAGCctagttgtgtgtttgtgtgaatgagtATAAACGGGTGATGTCTGTGCATGATTAAACAGAAATTGTCTGAAAAGGGCTACAATTTCACTACGACGACGACAAcgccgccaccaccacccctcccccaCATTGATGCGcagatttaaatttgacaaaacaCTCACCATCATTTGACTTAAAAAACGCTAATTCATCCACCACTGGTCACCTTAGTACatcttaacacatttattttagcttAACACTTGATATTTGGTCGGATAAATAAGTTGCCACtcaataactttgttttaagCAACCACTTGTTGCCAGCAAACGTGAACGTAATTAACAGCTTGTCTCAACCAAGTCAATGACAATTCATTCGCTTCACACCCCATGATATGTTAACACGACTTCATACAGCGATTACCATCCCGTAGAAGTAAATATATTCGGTTCTTACCTTATTTAAGCCGTATAATCCACACAGGGTCTTTGCCGTTTTCTCCTATTACCAACCGACGTGAGTGAAAAAGGCATCCAAACCGGATGTAACTCAGTCACAGGTGTTCATATTCAACTCGCTTGATTGACAACGCTCGCAGAGCTATTTGATCACTACAAGTGTTGAAACCAGTAGGCaatttgaggggggatgccgcCCCCCTTGCAGAGGTGTATAAAgtacttgaaaaaaataactaattaaaatTACAAGTACCATAACTGaaaatgactttggtaaaagttagTCACCCATAAGaaaattacttgagtaaaagtcttaaagtagctcacattaaatgtacttaagtatcaaaagtatcttgtgaaaaaatatactcaagtatcaaaagtacaagtacaagtaaagtacaaagtatttttatagtatgcataaaaagaagcaaaacaaccaaaaatagTTCTCCCcttgttctctttatttcactttcaggTGAATGAAATAGATGTGgtatgataaaacaaaaacaaaaaaaccaccTGAGCAAACATGTAGAGTGAGTGAATCAAGTGTCTCGTGTCTTCCTGAGAACACAACTATACATAAAGTGTCTGTCTGCCtaagaacataaaaaaatgcCTCCTATCTGCCTCAGAGAACACAACTAAATAAGGTGCCTTGTGTCTAGTTAAGAATacaacttaaaaaatacattctcaTTACACACAGCACCATCACTGGAGACTGGTTGCACATCACTTTTCTGAACAAGTGTCTTGCACAAACTGTATTGCAAAATTAAACTTAAGGACcacttttccacttttaaaCTATGTTGGGGGAATCCTCATGGGCTGAGGCAtactcacaccacacacacaaactttctggttctggttcaagTGGTGATAGAGAAGTTGGATCTCGCGGTTCATCCTCAGCAGAAGTTGATTTTCAAAAGTGTTCGCAGCTAGCCGTGCTCTTTTTGGGCTGAAGATGAGACCTGCTATGCTGAACAGTCTTTCACAGGCTGCAGAAGCAGGCAGAGGTGTGTTGAATTTGACAGACAACTTGAGAACCACAGGAAATGTCTTCAGTATCTTGATGTTGTCTGTTGAGTAGGTCGGGTACGAATCAAGCTGCTTGGTGGCGCTTTGTGTTTCGTGGGATCTTTTCAGGGCATGGAAGAAATCTCCCTCATCAGATG
This window contains:
- the LOC141014894 gene encoding uncharacterized protein translates to MSPVAQSINILQGEAEVQMGWLLPTISLLSSKLEKIKIELRHCKPLVEAIQVGIQNRFGEMLRDPELIAAAILIPKFRTAWIKDDATLRIGLDYIREQLEDSSISADVGSGSSDEGDFFHALKRSHETQSATKQLDSYPTYSTDNIKILKTFPVVLKLSVKFNTPLPASAACERLFSIAGLIFSPKRARLAANTFENQLLLRMNREIQLLYHHLNQNQKVCVCGVSMPQPMRIPPT